Proteins from a single region of Lelliottia sp. JS-SCA-14:
- the ygjG gene encoding putrescine aminotransferase, translating into MNRLPSSASALACTAHALNLIEKRTLDHEEMKQLNREVIDYFKEHVNPGFLEYRKSVTAGGDYGAVEWQAGSLNTLVDTQGQEFIDCLGGFGIFNVGHRNPTVVSAVQNQLAKQPLHSQELLDPLRAMLAKTLAALTPGKLKYSFFCNSGTESVEAALKLAKAYQSPRGKFTFIATTGAFHGKSLGALSATAKSTFRKPFMPLLPGFRHVPFGDINAMRTVLTECRKTGDDVAAVILEPIQGEGGVILPPQGYLPAVRKLCDEFGALLILDEVQTGMGRTGKMFACEHENVQPDILCLAKALGGGVMPIGATVATEEVFSVLFDNPFLHTTTFGGNPLACAAALATINVLLEQNLPAQAEQKGDMLLDGFLQLGREYPDLVQDARGKGMLMAIEFVDNEIGYNFASEMFRQRVLVAGTLNNSKTIRIEPPLTLTIEQCETVLKAARKALAAMRVSVEEA; encoded by the coding sequence TTGAACAGGTTACCTTCCAGCGCCTCGGCTCTCGCCTGTACCGCGCACGCACTGAATCTCATCGAAAAGCGAACGCTTGACCATGAGGAGATGAAACAACTTAACCGAGAGGTGATTGACTACTTTAAAGAGCATGTGAATCCAGGGTTTTTAGAGTACCGAAAATCTGTTACCGCTGGCGGGGATTACGGAGCCGTAGAGTGGCAAGCGGGAAGTCTGAATACGCTTGTCGACACCCAGGGACAGGAGTTTATTGATTGCCTGGGTGGTTTTGGAATTTTCAACGTGGGGCACCGTAATCCAACTGTGGTTTCCGCCGTACAGAATCAACTCGCGAAACAACCCCTTCACAGCCAGGAACTGCTCGACCCGCTTCGCGCGATGCTGGCGAAGACGCTGGCGGCCTTAACGCCTGGCAAACTGAAATACAGCTTCTTCTGCAATAGCGGCACGGAATCGGTCGAAGCGGCGCTGAAACTCGCCAAAGCGTACCAGTCGCCGCGCGGCAAATTCACCTTTATTGCCACCACCGGCGCGTTCCACGGGAAATCCCTTGGCGCACTGTCGGCGACAGCAAAATCGACCTTCCGCAAACCCTTTATGCCGCTGCTGCCGGGCTTTCGCCACGTGCCGTTCGGCGATATCAACGCGATGCGCACCGTACTCACCGAGTGCCGGAAAACCGGTGACGACGTGGCGGCGGTGATCCTCGAGCCGATTCAGGGCGAAGGCGGGGTGATCCTGCCGCCGCAGGGCTATCTGCCTGCGGTGCGTAAGCTGTGCGATGAGTTTGGCGCGCTGCTGATCCTCGACGAAGTGCAAACGGGGATGGGCCGCACCGGGAAGATGTTTGCCTGCGAACACGAGAACGTGCAGCCGGACATTCTCTGTCTGGCGAAAGCCCTCGGCGGCGGCGTGATGCCGATTGGCGCGACCGTTGCCACCGAAGAGGTGTTCTCGGTGCTGTTCGATAATCCGTTCCTGCACACCACCACTTTTGGCGGCAACCCGCTGGCCTGTGCGGCCGCACTGGCAACCATCAACGTGCTGCTGGAGCAGAACTTACCGGCTCAGGCTGAGCAGAAAGGCGATATGTTGCTGGACGGCTTCCTGCAGCTTGGCCGTGAATACCCGGATCTGGTGCAGGACGCACGCGGGAAAGGGATGCTGATGGCGATCGAGTTTGTGGATAACGAAATCGGCTACAACTTCGCGAGCGAGATGTTCCGCCAGCGGGTGTTAGTGGCCGGGACGTTGAACAACTCGAAAACCATTCGTATCGAACCCCCGCTGACGCTGACCATTGAGCAGTGCGAGACCGTGCTGAAAGCGGCCCGTAAGGCGCTGGCGGCGATGAGGGTGAGTGTGGAAGAGGCATAA
- a CDS encoding PAS domain-containing methyl-accepting chemotaxis protein yields MSAQPYVTQNDYPLNDDTTLMSTTDLHSHMTHTNDTFVKVSGYQLNELLGQPHNLVRHPDMPKAAFADMWYTLKQGEPWSGIVKNRRKNGDHYWVRANAVPMVRGGEVTGYMSIRTRATAEEIAAVEPLYQALNEGRCRKRVHKGLVVSKGWLGKLPAMPLRWRVRGVMAVLFAVLAATLIATNASWAALGVSALVMLLGTVLFEQQIVRPIENVARQALKVATGERNSVDHLNRSDELGLTLRSVGQLGLMCRWLINDVSSQVVSVRDGSDRLAKGNEDLNDRTRQTVANVQQTVSTMNQMAASVQSNSETAAAADKLSIVASGAAAEGGHAMQTVVKTMDDIADSTQRIGSITKLINDIAFQTNILALNAAVEAARAGEQGKGFAVVAGEVRHLASRSASAANDIRKLIDASASKVRSGSDQVHAAGRTMDDIVEQVQNVTRLIAQISHSTSEQATGLSDLTRAVAELDDITQKNADLVEESARVSAMVKHRAGRLEDAVTVLH; encoded by the coding sequence ATGTCCGCTCAACCGTATGTCACTCAGAATGACTATCCTCTGAACGACGATACCACCCTCATGTCCACCACCGATCTCCACAGCCACATGACCCACACCAACGACACTTTCGTGAAAGTGAGTGGCTACCAACTCAATGAACTGCTGGGCCAGCCGCACAACCTGGTGCGCCATCCGGATATGCCGAAAGCGGCCTTTGCCGATATGTGGTACACCCTGAAACAGGGCGAACCCTGGAGCGGGATTGTGAAAAACCGCCGTAAGAATGGCGACCACTACTGGGTGCGCGCAAACGCCGTGCCGATGGTGCGCGGCGGCGAGGTGACGGGCTACATGTCGATTCGTACCCGGGCGACGGCGGAGGAGATCGCGGCGGTGGAGCCGCTCTATCAAGCCCTGAACGAGGGGCGCTGCAGGAAGCGCGTCCATAAAGGGCTGGTGGTGAGTAAGGGCTGGCTCGGGAAATTACCGGCGATGCCGCTGCGCTGGCGGGTGCGTGGCGTGATGGCGGTGCTGTTTGCGGTGCTGGCGGCCACCCTTATTGCGACAAATGCGAGCTGGGCCGCACTGGGCGTGAGCGCCCTGGTGATGCTGCTGGGCACCGTTCTGTTCGAGCAGCAAATCGTCCGTCCGATAGAGAATGTGGCGCGCCAGGCCCTCAAAGTGGCGACCGGCGAGCGCAACAGCGTCGATCATCTGAACCGCAGCGACGAGCTGGGGCTGACCCTGCGTTCGGTCGGACAGCTGGGGCTGATGTGCCGCTGGCTGATCAATGATGTTTCCAGCCAGGTGGTGAGTGTGCGCGATGGTAGCGACCGACTGGCGAAGGGCAATGAAGATCTCAACGATCGCACCCGTCAGACGGTGGCGAATGTGCAGCAGACCGTGAGCACCATGAATCAGATGGCGGCGTCGGTGCAGAGTAACTCTGAAACCGCAGCGGCGGCCGATAAACTCTCAATCGTGGCGAGCGGCGCGGCAGCGGAAGGCGGTCACGCGATGCAGACCGTCGTCAAAACCATGGATGATATTGCCGACAGTACCCAGCGCATTGGCTCCATCACCAAACTTATCAACGACATCGCCTTCCAGACCAATATCCTGGCGCTGAACGCGGCGGTGGAAGCGGCGCGCGCGGGCGAGCAGGGTAAAGGCTTTGCCGTGGTGGCCGGAGAGGTGCGCCATCTGGCAAGCCGCAGCGCCAGCGCCGCGAACGATATTCGTAAGTTGATTGATGCCAGCGCCAGCAAGGTGCGGTCGGGGTCGGATCAGGTTCACGCCGCCGGGCGTACGATGGATGATATTGTCGAGCAGGTGCAAAACGTGACGCGCCTGATTGCCCAGATAAGCCACTCGACATCCGAGCAGGCAACCGGGCTGTCGGACCTGACCCGCGCGGTGGCCGAACTGGACGACATCACGCAGAAAAACGCCGATCTGGTGGAAGAGAGCGCTCGCGTCTCGGCGATGGTGAAGCACCGCGCCGGACGTCTTGAAGATGCGGTGACGGTTCTCCACTGA
- a CDS encoding AIPR family protein codes for MSYQDFDDCQFMLALKQRDDLDPFKENKIAAFGMELCFSIDDPIATLLPAVTGGGGDAKIDLLFVSRDLGVIVVCQAYESSRFRKSALGNKGTDLGHAMSVLLATDEAKLPEGVAPHIKDARAAIREGTIRAVHVWYVHNCPESLQIQQDMELCVAGIKTMLDAYGDVSKNIALQFKEVGLETLDSFYRASSQSIAVTDLFEFGEPRKGFLMHDADWKTFITTVNGQWLADLYRKYESRGLYNPNVRGFMGANNKDSDKVINAGIQSSAKESPQDFFVFNNGITALVHDFELVDDALIKSVTGIGIVNGAQTTGSLGELDPREDLSKIEVGVRFIKCENKETVRSITRFNNSQNKVIQSDFRAHDTIQSRLRDEFRTLRIAEYDGGLRGHIFENKKNKIESHTAAQALTAWHGSPYDSYHNKMQIWEDDKHYKIAFNEVISAQHVLFVYSLNEAANLLKSELQEKQKQGQITQDEKDLLGFLNERGSAFMTVHGMSGLLETLLETKILSPYKIGFKKTVSKDQACDLWMNLLKVFSKLVVLLRPGTTGRLSNSGEIQKAQKEFIRSAGTIAPFMKSMTGGNPFEFFVKKIDNKI; via the coding sequence ATGTCGTATCAAGATTTCGATGATTGCCAATTTATGTTGGCATTAAAACAAAGAGACGATCTAGACCCATTTAAAGAGAATAAAATTGCTGCATTTGGAATGGAGTTATGCTTCAGTATTGATGACCCCATTGCGACTTTGCTACCCGCTGTTACGGGAGGCGGTGGTGATGCCAAAATTGATTTGCTTTTTGTAAGCCGCGATCTTGGTGTGATAGTCGTCTGTCAAGCATATGAGTCGAGCAGATTTAGGAAAAGTGCTTTAGGCAATAAAGGAACTGATTTGGGGCACGCTATGTCAGTTTTGCTGGCAACAGATGAGGCAAAACTTCCGGAGGGAGTTGCTCCTCATATCAAAGATGCAAGGGCTGCTATAAGAGAAGGCACCATTCGTGCGGTTCATGTTTGGTATGTGCATAACTGCCCTGAGAGTCTTCAAATCCAGCAGGACATGGAGCTCTGTGTGGCTGGAATTAAAACTATGTTGGATGCATATGGTGATGTTAGTAAAAACATTGCATTGCAGTTTAAAGAAGTAGGTTTAGAAACATTAGACAGTTTTTATCGTGCATCATCACAGTCGATCGCTGTTACTGATCTATTTGAATTTGGTGAGCCTCGAAAAGGTTTTTTAATGCATGACGCTGATTGGAAAACTTTCATTACGACTGTTAACGGTCAATGGTTGGCCGATCTTTATCGGAAATATGAGAGTAGGGGGTTGTATAATCCAAACGTCCGAGGGTTCATGGGAGCTAACAATAAAGATTCGGACAAGGTTATAAATGCAGGAATACAATCTTCAGCGAAAGAGTCACCACAGGATTTCTTCGTTTTTAATAATGGCATCACAGCCTTAGTACACGATTTTGAATTAGTCGACGATGCACTAATTAAATCAGTTACCGGCATTGGGATTGTGAATGGCGCTCAGACCACTGGTTCGTTAGGGGAGCTAGATCCACGAGAAGATTTGTCTAAAATAGAGGTTGGCGTAAGATTTATCAAGTGTGAAAATAAAGAAACCGTTCGTTCTATTACTAGATTCAATAATAGTCAAAATAAAGTTATTCAATCTGACTTTAGAGCGCATGACACAATTCAGAGTAGGCTTAGAGATGAGTTTAGAACTTTACGGATCGCTGAATATGATGGCGGCTTAAGAGGCCATATTTTCGAGAATAAGAAAAATAAAATTGAATCACATACTGCTGCACAGGCTCTTACTGCATGGCATGGTAGCCCATATGATAGTTATCATAATAAGATGCAGATATGGGAGGATGATAAACATTACAAAATTGCTTTCAATGAAGTCATTTCTGCTCAGCATGTTCTTTTTGTTTATTCACTCAACGAGGCAGCCAATTTACTCAAATCAGAATTGCAAGAGAAGCAGAAACAAGGTCAGATAACGCAGGATGAAAAAGATCTCCTTGGTTTTCTGAATGAGCGAGGAAGTGCTTTCATGACTGTACATGGTATGAGTGGTCTTTTAGAAACATTACTAGAAACTAAAATATTGTCACCATATAAAATTGGATTCAAAAAAACAGTTTCAAAAGATCAGGCATGCGATTTATGGATGAATCTTCTTAAGGTATTTTCGAAACTTGTTGTTCTCTTGCGGCCTGGTACAACAGGGCGATTATCAAATAGCGGTGAAATTCAAAAGGCTCAAAAAGAATTTATAAGATCAGCCGGAACTATTGCTCCATTCATGAAATCAATGACAGGTGGTAACCCATTTGAATTTTTCGTAAAAAAAATAGATAATAAAATATAA
- a CDS encoding DNA repair protein has translation MSTPIKRLEIIKNAIELEDDDIIDSQLARLKSEAFDDELQAIVAALENKNYTAAIKAITAWLQSQRSLTQWRDPQVAASKLELRALEERLRDLIDRRNARVQQLDEFNDLYFSRLGPLMSQILQLRKTLAELNLRRQQAEARRREEDYRRCQQYMAQAVEVLTTLTQRWRALPADSVQAADARKHLQQQSDLIANLLAEAQELEMGLTREEEPARQARDEANEEYEKYREQHHDAEVRLRKGKDLSEEDQNELKRLWRQASKLCHPDLVADDLKEEANTMMVQLNQAKQRGDVKAIRSLVARLQQGFEPLMASDRLNDLERIRKKMAQVREQIDTLVNELAELEKEESWLLVSSLSNMESYFAQQEKALHDVRAALENQVNEAQLDEVA, from the coding sequence ATGAGCACACCGATCAAGCGGCTAGAAATTATTAAAAATGCCATTGAACTGGAAGATGACGACATCATCGACAGCCAGCTGGCACGGCTGAAAAGTGAAGCGTTTGACGATGAGCTACAGGCGATCGTCGCGGCGCTTGAGAATAAAAATTACACCGCAGCGATAAAAGCCATCACCGCCTGGCTGCAGAGTCAGCGCTCACTGACGCAGTGGCGCGATCCGCAGGTGGCCGCCAGCAAGCTGGAGCTGCGAGCGCTGGAAGAGCGTCTGCGCGATCTGATTGACCGCCGCAACGCCCGCGTGCAGCAGCTCGATGAGTTCAACGATCTCTATTTCTCCCGCCTCGGCCCTTTGATGTCGCAAATCCTTCAACTGCGTAAAACGCTGGCGGAGCTGAATCTGCGCCGTCAGCAGGCGGAGGCGCGTCGTCGCGAAGAGGATTATCGTCGCTGCCAGCAATATATGGCGCAGGCCGTTGAAGTGCTGACGACGCTCACGCAGCGCTGGCGCGCGCTGCCTGCCGATTCGGTGCAGGCTGCCGACGCGCGTAAACATCTGCAGCAGCAGAGCGATCTGATTGCCAATCTGCTGGCCGAAGCGCAAGAGCTCGAAATGGGCTTAACGCGCGAAGAAGAGCCGGCGCGTCAGGCGCGGGACGAGGCCAACGAAGAGTATGAGAAATATCGCGAGCAGCACCACGATGCCGAAGTACGTCTGCGCAAAGGCAAGGACTTGTCGGAAGAGGATCAGAACGAGCTGAAACGGCTCTGGCGTCAGGCCAGCAAGCTCTGCCATCCGGATCTGGTGGCGGACGATCTGAAAGAAGAAGCCAACACCATGATGGTGCAGCTCAATCAGGCCAAACAGCGCGGAGATGTGAAAGCTATCCGTTCACTGGTGGCGCGTCTGCAGCAGGGCTTTGAACCCCTGATGGCAAGCGATCGCCTGAACGATCTGGAACGTATTCGCAAAAAGATGGCGCAGGTACGCGAGCAAATCGACACATTAGTGAACGAACTGGCGGAGCTGGAAAAAGAGGAGTCGTGGCTGTTGGTCTCCTCGCTGAGCAATATGGAGTCCTATTTTGCCCAGCAGGAGAAAGCGCTGCACGACGTGCGCGCTGCGCTCGAAAATCAGGTGAACGAAGCGCAGCTCGACGAAGTGGCTTGA
- a CDS encoding DUF2778 domain-containing protein, producing the protein MIRCTFRLNGNGLSNLSCPGIGFFPAYSGNEGQHRNNPASVAVKGAGPLPPGQYYIVDRPRSIGTRVKDVFATKYTGSDHSIWFALYRVDGSIDDHTFIEAVERGNFRLHPAGYEGISNGCITLPSPSHFLILRDALMKTPKLLVSGSLYAYGTVQVY; encoded by the coding sequence ATGATCCGGTGTACGTTCAGGCTGAATGGCAACGGCTTATCAAACCTCAGTTGCCCTGGTATTGGTTTCTTCCCCGCGTACTCGGGGAACGAAGGTCAGCATCGTAATAACCCGGCCTCAGTTGCAGTTAAAGGGGCTGGCCCGTTGCCCCCAGGTCAATACTACATAGTGGACAGACCTCGAAGCATTGGCACCCGGGTGAAGGACGTATTTGCCACTAAATACACAGGATCCGATCATTCAATATGGTTTGCGCTATACCGCGTAGATGGAAGCATTGACGACCACACGTTTATTGAAGCGGTAGAACGAGGAAATTTCAGGCTTCACCCAGCAGGCTATGAGGGGATAAGCAACGGGTGTATTACGTTGCCGTCTCCTTCACACTTTTTGATCTTGCGAGATGCCCTCATGAAAACCCCTAAGCTTCTGGTATCTGGCTCACTCTATGCATACGGCACAGTTCAGGTGTATTAA
- a CDS encoding siderophore-interacting protein translates to MRSTRYPQRVRNELRFRELTVLRVERVTAGFQRIVLGGEALEGFNSQGFDDHTKVFFPAPGATFVPPVVTDEGIDWGDGVRPMARDYTPLYDDARHELVLDFFVHDGGVASQWAVQAKEGDKLTIGGPRGSLVVPEDYAWQLYVCDESGMPALRRRLEAIAQLPVRPEIRAVVTVGEESYKDYLAHLSDFNITWIVGHSEQAVVDRLAEVSVPAEDYFIWLTGEGKVVKNLSRQFETDAIDPQLVRASAYWHAK, encoded by the coding sequence ATGAGATCAACCCGCTACCCACAACGTGTACGCAATGAACTGCGCTTTCGCGAGCTGACCGTGCTCCGCGTTGAGCGTGTCACTGCTGGCTTTCAACGCATCGTCTTAGGCGGCGAGGCGCTGGAGGGCTTCAACTCACAGGGTTTTGACGACCATACCAAAGTCTTTTTCCCGGCTCCGGGCGCAACTTTTGTCCCGCCGGTGGTGACCGACGAAGGCATCGACTGGGGCGACGGTGTGCGCCCGATGGCGCGTGACTACACGCCGCTGTACGACGACGCGCGCCACGAACTGGTGCTCGATTTCTTCGTGCACGATGGCGGTGTCGCAAGCCAGTGGGCGGTGCAGGCGAAAGAGGGCGATAAGCTGACCATCGGCGGCCCGCGCGGATCTCTGGTGGTGCCGGAAGATTATGCGTGGCAGCTGTACGTGTGTGATGAGTCCGGGATGCCTGCGCTGCGTCGTCGACTGGAGGCGATCGCGCAACTGCCGGTTCGCCCGGAGATCCGCGCGGTGGTGACCGTCGGTGAAGAATCTTACAAGGACTATCTGGCGCATCTGAGTGATTTCAACATCACCTGGATTGTCGGGCACAGCGAGCAGGCGGTGGTGGATCGTCTGGCTGAAGTGAGTGTGCCTGCCGAAGATTACTTTATCTGGCTGACTGGGGAAGGGAAGGTGGTCAAAAACCTGAGCCGCCAGTTTGAGACGGACGCGATTGACCCGCAGCTAGTGCGTGCCAGCGCGTACTGGCACGCGAAGTAA
- a CDS encoding methyl-accepting chemotaxis protein, which translates to MFLHNVKIGKKLFLGFGFLMVLMVLSASLSLVGLSRGNNEMKSILTHDYPATVKANELIDSFQEFVSIQQLMLLDEKGQYTGQSQERLKEISAHISVIYKELTNTLHDPKSVQILAEFRDVRQQYLDSRFRILKAVQNHDREGAIREMMTKTVEVQQTYKDKVQELIAVQNTEMQNAGALVEEDSSSNRMWMMTLTAFSVVIGSAIGWLIVRSITRPLGEAVSFAKAIADGDLTRNITTHSQDETGQLLSALMEMKTRLLDIVQRVQSGSENISSAAAQIVAGNQDLAARTEAQASSVEQTAASMEQITVTVKNTAAHTGDATNLSADAASAVKNNGEMMMQVTQKMRLINDTTHRMSDIINLIDTIAFQTNILALNAAVEAARAGEHGRGFAVVAGEVRQLAQKSASSAREIRQLIENSTLQAQDGMTLVEKASGLINGMVGNVEEMDVILQEIRQASHEQTQGISQINSAIGLIDSTTQQNSALVEESVAAAASLNDQAMHLKELVKVFRVSEDALA; encoded by the coding sequence ATGTTCTTGCATAACGTGAAGATCGGGAAAAAATTATTTTTGGGTTTTGGCTTTTTAATGGTGTTGATGGTGCTGAGCGCCAGCCTGTCGCTCGTGGGGTTGAGCCGGGGAAATAATGAGATGAAATCTATTCTCACCCATGATTACCCCGCGACGGTGAAAGCCAATGAATTAATTGATTCATTCCAGGAATTTGTCAGCATCCAGCAACTGATGCTGCTCGACGAAAAAGGCCAATATACCGGGCAGTCGCAGGAGCGCCTGAAAGAGATCAGCGCGCATATCAGCGTCATTTATAAAGAATTGACGAATACTTTGCACGATCCCAAATCCGTACAGATCCTGGCGGAGTTTCGCGACGTACGTCAGCAATATCTGGATTCCCGTTTTCGCATTCTCAAAGCGGTGCAAAACCACGACCGGGAGGGGGCGATTCGGGAGATGATGACCAAAACCGTCGAGGTGCAGCAGACTTACAAAGACAAAGTGCAGGAGCTGATCGCGGTACAAAATACCGAGATGCAGAACGCAGGCGCGCTGGTGGAGGAGGATTCCAGCAGCAACCGCATGTGGATGATGACCCTGACCGCGTTTAGCGTGGTGATCGGCAGTGCGATCGGCTGGTTGATCGTGCGTTCCATTACTCGTCCGCTGGGCGAGGCGGTCTCGTTTGCCAAAGCCATTGCCGACGGCGATCTGACCCGCAATATCACCACTCACAGCCAGGACGAGACCGGGCAACTGCTCTCTGCGCTGATGGAGATGAAAACCCGCCTGCTGGATATTGTGCAGCGGGTACAGTCCGGCTCTGAAAACATCTCCAGCGCGGCGGCGCAAATTGTGGCGGGGAATCAGGATCTGGCGGCGCGCACCGAAGCGCAGGCCAGCTCCGTGGAGCAGACTGCAGCCTCAATGGAGCAGATCACCGTGACGGTGAAAAACACGGCTGCCCATACGGGAGACGCGACGAATTTGTCCGCCGATGCCGCGAGTGCGGTCAAAAATAACGGCGAGATGATGATGCAGGTGACGCAGAAAATGCGCCTGATTAATGACACGACTCATCGCATGTCGGACATCATCAACCTGATCGACACCATTGCCTTCCAGACCAATATTCTGGCACTCAATGCGGCGGTTGAGGCCGCGCGCGCCGGTGAGCACGGACGAGGTTTTGCGGTGGTGGCAGGTGAAGTACGCCAGCTGGCGCAAAAAAGTGCCTCCTCAGCCCGCGAAATCCGCCAGTTGATCGAAAACTCAACCCTCCAGGCGCAGGACGGGATGACGCTGGTGGAAAAAGCCAGCGGGCTGATTAACGGTATGGTCGGGAACGTCGAAGAGATGGATGTGATTTTACAGGAGATTCGTCAGGCCAGCCACGAGCAGACGCAGGGCATCTCGCAGATTAACAGCGCGATTGGCCTGATTGACTCCACCACCCAGCAGAACTCTGCGCTGGTGGAGGAGTCGGTTGCGGCAGCGGCGTCGCTTAACGATCAGGCCATGCACCTGAAAGAGTTAGTCAAAGTGTTCCGCGTGAGCGAGGATGCGCTGGCTTAA
- a CDS encoding Hcp family type VI secretion system effector has protein sequence MAIPAYLWLKDDGGADIKGGVDVRDREGSIEVLGFGHGLFLPTDNNTGKITGTRVHSALNFEKEFDYSSPYLYKAVATGQTLKSAEFKWYKINDAGQEVEYFNMLLEGVKIVSVCPLMHNCKNESTEKHNHLEGIALRYDKITWKHCDGNIIFSDSWNER, from the coding sequence GTGGCTATTCCAGCTTATTTATGGCTTAAAGACGACGGCGGCGCGGATATTAAGGGCGGGGTTGATGTAAGGGATCGCGAGGGTAGCATAGAGGTGCTCGGTTTTGGTCACGGTTTGTTCCTGCCGACCGACAACAATACGGGCAAGATCACCGGCACGCGGGTACACAGCGCGCTCAATTTTGAAAAGGAGTTTGATTACTCCAGCCCCTATCTTTACAAGGCCGTAGCCACCGGCCAGACGCTTAAGAGCGCTGAATTTAAGTGGTACAAAATCAACGATGCAGGCCAGGAGGTGGAATACTTCAATATGCTGCTGGAAGGCGTCAAAATCGTTTCTGTATGCCCGCTAATGCACAACTGCAAAAACGAAAGCACTGAGAAACACAATCACCTCGAGGGGATCGCCCTCCGCTACGACAAAATCACCTGGAAGCATTGCGACGGGAATATCATTTTCTCTGACTCATGGAACGAACGATGA
- a CDS encoding DUF1889 family protein, giving the protein MPTVIEKALDFIGGMDTSASVPQSMDESTAKGIFKYLKELGTPASAADVMARGAQEGWDPDFTKKVAGWAEKINATDHVVIKNPEYFSAYMQEQLRELV; this is encoded by the coding sequence ATGCCAACAGTCATTGAGAAAGCATTGGATTTCATTGGTGGTATGGACACTTCCGCGTCAGTGCCGCAGTCGATGGACGAGAGTACAGCGAAGGGAATATTCAAGTATTTGAAAGAGTTGGGTACACCAGCCAGCGCCGCCGACGTGATGGCGCGCGGGGCTCAGGAGGGATGGGATCCCGACTTTACGAAGAAAGTGGCCGGATGGGCCGAGAAAATTAACGCAACCGACCACGTAGTGATCAAGAACCCTGAATACTTTTCTGCGTATATGCAGGAGCAATTGCGGGAGCTCGTGTGA
- a CDS encoding PadR family transcriptional regulator: MRHSHDDFDRGHHHHGRGGEHHGGGGGRRQRFFGHGELRLVILEILTRNASHGYELIKEIESMTQGNYTPSPGVIYPTLDFLQDQSFITISEEEGGRRKIAITVAGQQWLDENQEHLEHIQARITARCVGFQLRKNPQMKRALDNFKAVLDLKVNQGELSDAQLKQIIGVIDRAALDISQLD, encoded by the coding sequence ATGCGACATTCACACGACGATTTCGATCGCGGCCACCATCATCATGGCCGCGGCGGAGAGCACCACGGCGGGGGCGGCGGGCGCCGTCAGCGCTTCTTCGGCCACGGCGAATTACGCCTGGTGATTCTGGAGATCCTGACCCGCAACGCCAGCCACGGCTATGAGCTGATCAAAGAGATTGAGAGCATGACCCAGGGGAATTACACCCCCAGTCCTGGCGTGATCTACCCGACCCTCGATTTCCTGCAGGATCAGTCATTTATTACCATTTCGGAAGAGGAAGGCGGGCGCAGAAAGATTGCGATCACCGTAGCCGGGCAGCAGTGGCTGGACGAAAATCAGGAACATCTGGAGCACATTCAGGCGCGCATTACAGCACGCTGCGTCGGCTTCCAGCTGCGTAAAAACCCGCAGATGAAGCGGGCTCTGGATAACTTCAAAGCGGTTCTGGACCTGAAAGTGAATCAGGGAGAGTTAAGCGACGCGCAGCTTAAACAGATCATCGGCGTGATCGACCGCGCGGCGCTGGATATCTCCCAGCTGGATTAA
- a CDS encoding tRNA-binding protein: MEKVSYGDFARLEMRTGKIIDVKRHANADKLYIVQIDIGERQLQTVTSLVPYYTEEELLGKSVVVLCNLEKAKMRGEVSECMLLCAETEDGSESVLLTAERVMPSGVRIV; this comes from the coding sequence ATGGAAAAGGTTTCGTACGGAGATTTTGCCCGCCTGGAGATGCGCACCGGGAAAATTATCGACGTTAAGCGCCACGCGAATGCCGATAAGCTGTACATCGTGCAGATTGATATTGGCGAGCGCCAGTTGCAGACCGTCACCAGCCTGGTGCCTTATTACACGGAGGAGGAGCTGCTGGGGAAATCGGTGGTGGTGCTGTGTAATCTGGAAAAGGCCAAAATGCGCGGGGAAGTGTCGGAATGCATGTTGCTATGCGCCGAAACTGAAGACGGCAGCGAAAGCGTATTGTTGACGGCGGAGCGGGTGATGCCGTCAGGCGTGCGTATCGTTTAA